The following proteins come from a genomic window of Synechococcus sp. BIOS-E4-1:
- a CDS encoding glycosyltransferase produces the protein MRITFTIDSLKLGGAERILLQWARWCRDEGWDVLVITRHGPERDFYALPDGVNRSVEPQLPVVIEWLGWFAFPVRVLALRSLLRRHGTDLAVGVTTLPAVKLLLASAGLRLSTVVSERNYPPAKPPSLSWRLLRRLTYPWADLHLVQTRPTAEWLRQHCGVHRQLLLPNPVIWPLPDREPRLTPDDWLPPDAPLILAAGTKAHQKGFDRLIPVFVELVKHQPHLHLALLGLAPGLYHGSDQQAELRALLGDANDLQQRLLLPGVSGTMASWYERATVFVLPSRYEGFPNVLLEAMAAGCACIASDCLTGPADLIDHEENGLLLSPQASTKQWVEAIESLLLAPDRRRAMGERATAVRDRYAPERLRRDCLEALRRLRHG, from the coding sequence ATGCGGATCACCTTCACCATCGATTCGCTCAAGCTTGGAGGTGCTGAGAGAATCCTTCTGCAGTGGGCTCGTTGGTGCAGGGATGAGGGCTGGGATGTCCTGGTCATTACCCGTCATGGCCCTGAACGAGATTTCTATGCGTTGCCCGATGGTGTGAATCGATCGGTGGAGCCGCAATTGCCGGTTGTAATTGAGTGGCTCGGCTGGTTCGCCTTTCCCGTAAGAGTCCTCGCACTGAGATCACTGCTGCGCCGCCATGGGACTGATCTTGCGGTAGGAGTGACCACACTTCCTGCGGTGAAGTTGCTTCTCGCCAGTGCTGGTCTCCGTCTGAGCACCGTCGTGTCGGAACGCAACTATCCGCCGGCTAAGCCACCTTCTCTTTCGTGGCGATTGCTTCGGCGTCTGACGTATCCATGGGCTGATTTGCATCTGGTGCAGACCCGACCCACAGCTGAGTGGCTGCGTCAGCACTGTGGCGTTCATCGTCAGCTGTTGCTCCCCAACCCCGTTATTTGGCCATTGCCAGACCGGGAACCGAGGCTGACTCCTGACGATTGGCTGCCTCCTGACGCTCCCCTGATTTTGGCAGCAGGCACCAAAGCGCATCAAAAGGGCTTTGATCGCTTGATACCGGTGTTTGTTGAACTGGTGAAGCATCAGCCGCATCTGCATCTTGCGTTGCTGGGACTTGCCCCGGGCCTTTATCACGGCAGTGACCAGCAGGCGGAGTTGCGCGCTCTTCTTGGTGATGCCAACGATCTTCAGCAGCGGCTGTTGCTTCCAGGGGTGAGCGGAACCATGGCGAGCTGGTACGAACGGGCAACAGTGTTCGTGCTTCCGTCCCGCTACGAGGGCTTCCCCAACGTTTTGCTCGAAGCCATGGCTGCGGGGTGCGCCTGTATTGCCAGTGACTGCCTTACGGGCCCTGCGGATCTGATTGATCACGAGGAGAATGGGTTACTGCTCTCCCCTCAGGCCAGTACCAAGCAGTGGGTCGAGGCGATTGAGTCGCTTCTTCTCGCTCCCGATCGGCGCCGCGCGATGGGTGAGAGGGCGACTGCAGTGCGTGATCGATATGCTCCGGAACGTCTGCGGCGTGATTGTCTAGAGGCCTTGCGCCGGTTGCGCCATGGATGA
- a CDS encoding glycosyltransferase translates to MDDLWVVLPHLGAGGAQKVGLLAAAHFAEQGLKVRVLSLRRDHPVKHVLPKGVEVFDLGPDEVVHPWLTNAEDRAFLSRLRRFTLAQILKLHRLAVRLAVSASWWLIDRQMYPGRKTCATLLLCYGIASLAGHRYVRLRKIVEQKRPKRVLSLLTKTNVMCCAAVWDLPVHLVVSERNDPRLQRLEPLWNRLRAVFYRRANVVTANTEGVLQALQMMGTWQRLALLPNPLPGGLSLDRSKALQSQRQLEILSVARLVPQKGLDVLIRAFGSLPESIRGAWTLIVVGDGPERQALVDLVAEEGLSEQVSFQGFRSDPVMFMRRSSIFALPSRFEGMPNALLEAMASGLPSVVSDASPGPLEMVRHRIEGLVVPTDDVKAFAEALELLMLDPELRERCGLAAKATLRSLEWDVVEPHWRSVLALPAKA, encoded by the coding sequence ATGGATGATCTTTGGGTTGTGCTTCCCCATCTCGGCGCTGGTGGTGCTCAGAAGGTTGGATTACTGGCCGCTGCCCATTTCGCCGAACAAGGCTTGAAGGTGCGGGTGTTGTCTCTGCGCCGAGATCACCCTGTTAAACACGTGCTCCCCAAAGGCGTCGAGGTTTTTGACCTGGGTCCGGATGAAGTCGTGCATCCGTGGTTAACCAATGCCGAGGATCGTGCATTTCTGTCCAGGTTGCGGCGTTTCACCCTGGCTCAAATTCTCAAGCTGCATCGACTGGCAGTGCGTTTGGCTGTTTCAGCGTCCTGGTGGCTGATCGATCGGCAGATGTATCCAGGACGCAAAACCTGCGCAACGCTATTGCTTTGTTACGGCATTGCATCCCTGGCAGGCCATCGCTACGTCCGGCTCCGAAAAATTGTTGAGCAAAAACGCCCAAAACGTGTTCTCTCTCTCTTGACCAAAACGAATGTGATGTGTTGCGCAGCTGTCTGGGATTTGCCTGTGCATCTTGTGGTGTCCGAGCGCAATGATCCCCGCTTGCAGCGACTGGAGCCACTCTGGAATCGCCTGCGAGCTGTCTTCTACCGCAGAGCCAATGTGGTGACCGCCAACACCGAGGGTGTGCTGCAGGCCCTGCAGATGATGGGGACTTGGCAGCGATTGGCTCTGCTCCCTAATCCCTTGCCAGGAGGTCTGAGTTTGGACAGGTCGAAGGCTTTGCAGTCCCAGCGTCAGCTTGAGATTTTGTCCGTTGCCCGTTTAGTCCCACAGAAAGGTCTGGATGTCTTGATCCGAGCTTTCGGATCACTGCCGGAATCCATCCGCGGCGCGTGGACACTGATCGTCGTTGGCGACGGCCCCGAACGCCAGGCATTGGTTGATCTGGTGGCCGAAGAGGGGCTGAGTGAACAGGTGAGCTTCCAGGGGTTTCGTTCTGACCCGGTCATGTTTATGCGGAGGTCGTCAATCTTTGCCCTGCCGTCACGGTTCGAGGGCATGCCGAATGCACTGTTGGAGGCGATGGCCTCAGGGCTCCCTTCCGTGGTGAGTGACGCCTCGCCCGGTCCTCTGGAAATGGTGCGCCACCGCATCGAGGGCTTAGTGGTTCCTACTGACGACGTCAAAGCCTTTGCCGAAGCGCTTGAGCTGCTCATGCTTGATCCTGAACTGCGCGAACGCTGCGGTCTTGCAGCCAAGGCCACGTTGAGATCTCTTGAGTGGGATGTGGTGGAGCCTCATTGGCGTTCAGTGTTGGCTCTTCCGGCTAAGGCATGA